AGGCTATCTGACTCCCTTGTTACTGATCATGGGACACAGACTTTGCTGACATATCTTGTGGATTTCCTGTCCTGTATATTTCAGATAATTTACCTATCTCATAGGCAGTGAAAACTAAATTGATTGCCATGGGAGTAATGAAACAACCAAAGGCCTAGCACATAGCAAGTGATCAATAAACattgtgatggtgatggtgatgacaaTGATGCTCTACACAGGGGACAGATTGGGAGCTCCATTCTCTGCCTTCAGGGTGTCTACCATGTTCGGCACAGTAGTAAAGGAAAGAAATATCATTTTGATTCATCATGGAAGTTGGTGCTAGAGAAGACAGTTCATGTGTAGTGCCAGGCAAGTCTAGTGTCCCCATATTCCTAAGCTTCCATTTGCGACATAATGAATCAGTGAATGGCCATAGTATGAACCAAATAATGTGTCCAAATAGGCAGCAGATGTCAAAAGCCTGCATGTGTACACAGGCAGCTTCTCAAAATAAAGTTCATAGGGCTGTAGAGGAGAAACAAATACTAAAACTTGGATttcgtggggctggagagatggctcagctctcaAGAGCACtctcagctcttgcagaggatacaGGTTCTGCTCAGTACCATGCAGCTAATGACCTTCTATAACTCAGTTCCACAggatgggatgccctcttctggcctccaagggcactgcacacatgtgatgcacaaacatacacacaggcaaaatactctaaaataaaaatacatttaaaaaattaaatttagcatCAGAAGGCAGCATGCGGGGtaagcagagatctgcctgagaCTAAAGAGCACTGACAACTGTTGGTGACAAATGACAAGTGGATACAGAAAGCATAGCAGGTATAACCTTTCCCAGAGAGATTGTGTTGACGGGTGACATTGCAGCCTGTGGTAAAAGGTTCAAAGAGGTACCCTGGCTTCCCATAGCCACACCCCTAGAAGGCAACCTCTGTCTTCACTAGGTCCTCTGGGGGGTCCACTGGTCTCCTCCTGCCCCTCAAACACATGTCATTTACCCTTTTGAACAGCTCTGGGGTAAGCTAGTTGGGGCTTGATGAGAACAAGGCCAGTAAGGGGCAGACGTGGCTTTGGAAATGCACCTCTTGGGGAGTCCTGAGCCTGAGACTCGGGTTGGTGAATGGGGACAACTCTGAGATCCAGATGAATGTCCATCAAATACCCAAGGCCAAGCTTTAACTTGAAACTTGAGCACATGCCCTCCCAAATCCACTCACAGCAGGTTTTACATATGTTTATGTGTCAGGCaccatatttttataatttaaaacttttaaaagaaaatttatattttcCTCTTAACAGGGTGGTTTTTATGATTCTCTCCCTCTTAAAACAGTCTTTTGGAAGCTGGAAAGTCCCACGTAATTTGAAAATTAGCCCAACTAATCGAGCCTAAGGATTGACTTGTTACCGTTATTAATGTTGACATCTTGTGGCCACTGTAGGTAACTGCATGCTAAATCAGGAAGGATGCCTGATTGCCAGCCGCCCCCAATTCTGTTCTTCAACATACTTTGCAATTATGAAGCTGATCAGGCACCACCCCCAGGTTAACATCCCAGaggacctgcctctgcccccaggaGGTCTTGTGACTCCCTTCCCTAACTgagccttttttcttcttctggacGTTACCAGGTGAGGCCATTAGCTCCTGCAGGATCTGACCTGATatttctgcctgctgcctgccagtCCAGGGACGACCCCCCACTGCTATTTTCCTTGGAGTGTGTTTTGAAAAGTTTCTTTGATCCttgagtgtttttgtttgtttgttttaataattcAGTTGTAGCTTTCGCCTTCGTTTTCAAGCAGGatgtgtattgttttctttttcatttgtaacAGTTTACCTATTGACCAATTGTCGGCTTCACGTGGGTATCCCCTTAGGACTAGGGTCTAGTAAGGCAGTCAGGCTTTCCATAGGGAGGTAACTGAATTTATATTGCACTATCATCAGATATGTAAATGGAGATAAatgatcatttctttaaaaaacaaaaaacaaaaaaaacctctagaTGATGAATTTactagtggggaaaaaaaaccaaactatttctaatattgcttttggcaaagaaagaaaagtaaaaactaaTTCCAAGGCAAAGCTACATCTCCTAACTACACATTGTTCTACATGGAAGAAAATTAGGGGAGGAAACAACAGTGTCGAAACATCCGTAAACTTCTGACCTCTTTATTGCCTAAACACAGCTTTGCAAAGGAGCACGGGCTTCCCAGGTCCTGCCAAGCAAGGGGCGCTGCATGGGGGCGCTAAGTTCTTCACAATTGGGATATCAACAAAACCTGATTTAATTTCAAATACTATTCATTTTCAAAACACCATTTACTCCCTAAGGCTAGGCTCCCATCATCAATTTTAATGTGGTATTCCTTTTAATGTTGTGTTCATGGAGTTCTGCACCTACTGACAAACTGCTTGGGGCACAGCCAAGAAAGACTGTTCATTTCTTTTAAGTGGAAGAGTTGATGAGATCAGAGCCTGAGAGGCCACCTGTACGCCTGGTATGTCACTATGTATTGATGCCCATGGCCTGCTCCAAGGCGCGCGTATCCTCTGTGATGGGTTTGGAGATGTCTAGCATGGTGTTCGACTTGTTCCTGGGATTTCCAGTAACCAGCATCCACTGGTTCTTGGGTTTTTCTACTTTGTGTGAGTCCAGATATGTGTGAGCTACAACCTCCATTTCCTTCCCAAAGTAGGTCCTggagccaaaaataaataaaaataaaaaagattccaGTTAGAAACAGAGTGTAACACTCAATGAGTGTTTGTTCTTTCATGAACATTGTCCCTCCTAGAAAATTCCTCTTCAATCCGACTGCTCTACAAAGCCCAAGAAGGCTCctaaaatatggtacatttgcagGAATGTTTCACCCATGTTTGCAGAGGATTAGGTACATAGGGTCCCTCTATAACCAACATCTCTGTTGGGTAGGACTTTAGGGAATAGCAATATCAAAATTCTACACAAAGGAATTTTTTAGCATTGCAACTCATAATTATGACATTTAAACATATCAGATATATTGTCAGTCAATAGATAATGTGTAGGCAGTGTAGGTATCTCAGACAAAGTAAGTCTCAAAAACAATACATAGTTTCTTTAATGTTAAGATTAAATATTTGCAGAATCAAGACTGTTGGCATTTAAATTTTGGCCAATCGAGATTCTAGGTAATAGACATATGGACCACCcctgaatttaaattttaaattttgtcttttcttAATCAATTTAATAATCTGCTTCTGAATTACAAAATGAAATATGTCACTTGACAAAATGAGGTGTTTGATGTGCCAACTTGGTTAATCTTTGCATCACAGAGCCAAAGAATCCAAAAGATGTTGAGCATTAGCAAGTATCTCCACAGTTTTGACTCGGTTAGTGTGCTTAAGAACAGATGAAAACAACAATCAAGGAAAACTAGAAATTGGTCCTcccttttaaataatttcttataagccttgtgataaaaataaatcaatgttgTTGCTTTTAATTGAGCATCTAAAGACCTTTACCTCACATGCCTAGATATGGAGTTTTAGTTATGTATGTCCCTGAGCCAATAGGGCACTCTCCTGCCCCTGCCAGTATACCTTAAGAAGAGATTCCGGTGGACCGCCAGGGCTCGGTTTGTGTGACGATGATAGATGACAATTTTTTCATTTGCCTTTACAGGACGGGAAAAGAAAGCACTATTAACATTCTGTCCAATTTTCTAGAAGCAAAGGTCTAGAAATATATTAACATATTCATTTCAATATAGCACATATATAACTTACAAGGCTGGAGAGCTATGATGGTTTTACTGAAATGCATCATGGTAGATATCTACATGGTAGAATAATCATTCAAAGTCATATCAAAGAAGACCTTTGAGAATGTGAAATATAGCTGATGAtattaaatacacacataaacatacacacattttatatatattcagGAGTTCCTATTTATGTGTGTGGTATTCatacatgtttgtgtgagtgtatgcatatatgtggtgGATGCCTATGTACATGTGTTCATacacatgaaggccagaagagacgCTGGGTATCTCTCCATTGCAttccaccttattctttgagaaagCATCTCTCACTAAGCCTGGAGCTGACCAACTAGACAGACTTCCAGAAAGCCTCAGGAattctcctgcatctgcctcccagcaCCTAGGGTTACAGGGCACATGCTCCCTTATCTGTCTTTTACCTGCACAGGATTCTACCCAGTGAGACATCTCCATAGATACTCGGGATGCCATTCATATATCTCCTATTATATTCCTATATATAGTCATGTGCATAGAAAAATAGCACATAAAGTGGGCGCTTCTCTAAGATTAAATGAATTCTGATGGTTTTTATATCTGTACCTTAATGATtctgaaaatgaatatatattgtgTTTATAATTAGCATTTCCTGGAGACTGGGACTTGGCTGTATACCTCATGCTAGCCTAGGACTTGtggtcctcttgcttcagcctctggaatgttggattacagatgtgagccaccaaatTGGTTAAAGAAATATTACCTTATAACCCTGACTCTTGTAAAATGAGTACTGTCAGAGGGAAAGGGGGCAGCCCCTGGCATGTGAGCTGGTCTGGTACCCAAAGCCTCCTTGGTGAGCAGAGTCCATTTTACAGAACTCCACATCAGTTAAAACCACTATGATCATAACTGGTCTGGACAGGACCAAGACCACACCCAGTCACATATGAACCAACAAAACATGAGCAGTGACCAAGCCGGAAAATTCCCAACAGACAGGCAAGGATacccatctttcttccttcctgtctttcttcttttctcttttcttttcttttcttttcttttcttttcttttctctttctttcattcactttctttcttcttttccttccttccttctctctcctttctttctttctttctttctttctttctttctttcttccttccttccttctttgtctttctttctttctttctttctttctttctttctttctttctttctttcccaacaGTCTCAATCTGGCCCCAGTCTGCTCTCCCTTGAGAGAGGAGTAGTTGACACACTCAAATCTCCCTTGCCTTCTGGTCAGCTCCCAAGCCCCAGCACTCCCCTTTACTAGAACTGTCTCCAAACCTACCTAACTAAagtccctcagctcctcctggcaGCACTTGCTTGAGGCTTCCCCAATACACATTTGTCTCACCTTCACAGCTGATGTCCCCAGATCACTTAGCCATGGCTGTAACTGGAGGTCTACTGAGCCAGCAATAGCATGTGTGAGGTAGCTTGGGGAGTC
This Mus musculus strain C57BL/6J chromosome 7, GRCm38.p6 C57BL/6J DNA region includes the following protein-coding sequences:
- the Cfap161 gene encoding cilia- and flagella-associated protein 161 isoform X2, with product MGQVVVYGQNFCLGIAAGLEGKMLYLTSDHRTLLKSSLKSGLQEVTLTDEVTHLNCWQAAFLDPQLRLEYEGFPVRANEKIVIYHRHTNRALAVHRNLFLRTYFGKEMEVVAHTYLDSHKVEKPKNQWMLVTGNPRNKSNTMLDISKPITEDTRALEQAMGINT